Genomic DNA from bacterium:
TTTTCATAATCTATTGTTTTATAAACACTTTCACGTGAAACTTATCAAATCTTCAGGACTTCAATTTCACGTGAAACTATCATTTCCCAATACAAAAGGCTGCAAAAATATTATCTAAAATATCATCTGCTCTGACCTCCCCGATTAATTCAGCTAGAGCGTCTTCCGCTGCTCTTAAATCACTTGAATAAAATTCACCGCTTAAATTTGAAGATAAAGTTAACAATGCATTATTCAAATTTTCCTTTGCTCTATATAAACAATTATGATGTCTGATATTTGTAACTAAAGCATCCTTCTCTGTATAAACACCATCTTGCTTCGCGTAATTCTTCAAACCTTCAAGAAGATTAGAAACACCTGCATCCTCTAGGATAGAAATATTGAAATCTCCTGTATAAGCCTTTTCATTCTCCAGATCTATTTTATTCAAAACGCGGATGATACTGGCATTTGAATTTAATTTGAAAATCACTTTCTCCAAAGTTTTCGAAAATCCAACATTTACATCCCCTAAAAATAGTATTAAATCCGCAGTGCGTATTGCTTCTCTGGACCTTTCAATTCCCTCTTTTTCAATTATTTGGTCAGACTCTCTTATACCTGCTGTGTCATGCAGCTTAAATAAAAAACCATCAATCGAAATTTCCTCGCGTATTGTATCCCTAGTTGTTCCAGGAATGTTACTCACTATAGCTCTTGATTCCTTTAATAAATAATTTAATAGTGAGGATTTTCCTACATTCGGTTCTCCAACAATGACTACATTAATTCCTTCTCGAACTACCTTTCCATATGAGTAGGACTTTAATAACTCATCAATTTCTCTAATGATCTCACTAATTTTTTCAATCAACTGATTTTTCTTAATGAATTCAATTTGTTCTTCTGCAAAATCAAGCTCAAGTTCAATAAATGAGGAAACATCAACCAACATTTTTCTCAAATTAGCAACTTTCAAGGAAAGAAGACCATTTAACTGACATCTGGCCCCCATCAAGGAAACAGATGATCTTGAGTTTATCAGATCGGCAACTGCTTCAGCTTGAGCTAAATCTAATCTGCCATTTAAAAATGCTCTCTTTGTAAACTCTCCAGGTTCAGCAAGACGAACATCTGAGTTTTTAATGATCAGAGATATTATTCTCTGTGAGATAAAGGGGCTACCATGTATATTTATTTCAATACTATCCTCTCCAGTATACGAATTGGGTGCTCTGAAAACCGAAACAAGAACGTCATCAACAATTTCATTCTCATCGAGAATGTTACCGTAGTGAATCGTATGAGATTTTGTATCTTCAAGTTTTATTTTCCCAGAAAAAACCGCATCGACCGCTCTGAATGAATCAGGCCCGCTTAATCTGACGATCGAAATTGCACCTACTCCGGGCGGTGTAGCAATTGCTATAATTGTATCTTCTTTTGCTTGAATATTCATTTGATTTAAGAAAAACGGGCGCAAACATAATTATTTTTGTGAATATTAACAATTTACTCTATCTTTTAATAAAAAATATAGTAGAAGTCGTGCGTTGAAATGGCATAATAATCATGGCTTTTTGATTCAATATTTGATTATATTTCTTAAACTGTGCCAAAATGGCGACAAGCAATATCCCATTTGAAAAACCCCATAACTTCTTATAGAATAAATGTTTATGCCTGCACTTATTCGTTGGTACGGCTATTGTCTATACTCATTTACTCTTAAGATAATTATGCAAAATAAAATATCAAAAACAAAATAAGGAGTAATATTATGGCTATCATTAGATTTAATCCCGTGCGTGAGCTTTTAAATGTTGAAAGAGAGTTCAACAGAATGTTCAAATCATTTGACGATCGATTTGGTCTTTCAAAAAAAGAAGATTCTGAAAATGGTTATGAAAATGCTGTATGGATGCCATTAACAGATATCTTTGAGGATAAAGATAACTACTTGATCAAAGCTGATCTTCCAGGTATGAAAAAAGATGATGTTAAAATTTCTTTTACTGATGGACAGCTGAGTATCAGTGGTGAGAGAGTTCAGGAACAGGAATCGAAGGATACAAAGTGTCATCGAATTGAAAGAACTTATGGAAAGTATTACAGATCTTTCAATCTTCCAAAAGAAATTAAGGAAGACAAGATCAAAGCCGAATTCAAAGATGGTCAGCTAACGATTACTATTCCAAAAGCAGAAGAAATTAAACCAAAAGAGATCGAGATAAAAGTAAACTAAGAAAAGATCACGTATGTTAATGGAAAGGGTGATTTATAGTCACCCTTTTTATTTTACAGTAATAGAAAAAACTTATTGTTGTTAAAGTGGAATTCAAAGATTACTACAATATACTTGGTGTTGAAAAAACAGCTTCTAAGGAAGAGATAAGTAAAGCTTTCAGAAAGCTTGCTTTAAAATATCATCCGGATAAAAATCCAAATAACAAAGCTGCTGAAGAAAAGTTTAAAGAGATTACTGAGGCTCACGAAGTACTGAGCGATCCGGAAAAGAGAAAAAAGTACGACACTCTCGGAGCCAACTGGAATCAATATCAATCAACCGGAAGAGGATTTGAGGATTTCTTTTCACAGTT
This window encodes:
- the mnmE gene encoding tRNA uridine-5-carboxymethylaminomethyl(34) synthesis GTPase MnmE, which produces MNIQAKEDTIIAIATPPGVGAISIVRLSGPDSFRAVDAVFSGKIKLEDTKSHTIHYGNILDENEIVDDVLVSVFRAPNSYTGEDSIEINIHGSPFISQRIISLIIKNSDVRLAEPGEFTKRAFLNGRLDLAQAEAVADLINSRSSVSLMGARCQLNGLLSLKVANLRKMLVDVSSFIELELDFAEEQIEFIKKNQLIEKISEIIREIDELLKSYSYGKVVREGINVVIVGEPNVGKSSLLNYLLKESRAIVSNIPGTTRDTIREEISIDGFLFKLHDTAGIRESDQIIEKEGIERSREAIRTADLILFLGDVNVGFSKTLEKVIFKLNSNASIIRVLNKIDLENEKAYTGDFNISILEDAGVSNLLEGLKNYAKQDGVYTEKDALVTNIRHHNCLYRAKENLNNALLTLSSNLSGEFYSSDLRAAEDALAELIGEVRADDILDNIFAAFCIGK
- a CDS encoding Hsp20/alpha crystallin family protein; this encodes MAIIRFNPVRELLNVEREFNRMFKSFDDRFGLSKKEDSENGYENAVWMPLTDIFEDKDNYLIKADLPGMKKDDVKISFTDGQLSISGERVQEQESKDTKCHRIERTYGKYYRSFNLPKEIKEDKIKAEFKDGQLTITIPKAEEIKPKEIEIKVN